Part of the Catalinimonas alkaloidigena genome is shown below.
AGGCACTTTTCAAATGGTGCGCTTCATCTACTACAATGGTTCCTACTTGCTGAGCTTGAAAAAGCCGGATAATTTTATTCGTATTATTCCTTCCTTTTTTTACCTTGTCATCTTCATCAATAAATCTTTCCTGAATATCGCCTTCTTCTTCAATTTCTTTGTTGGAGCAAGCAGTATGAAGCGCCTGGTAGGTAACTACGGTTAAAAATTTTGGATTTCTGATATCCCGTGAAATCCAATCCGGTGTATAATCTACTTGTAAGAACAGTTCACAAAATCTATGAACCCATTGGTTACGTATGGCAACAGTAGGAGCAAAAATCAGTGTGGGTTTATTAAGCCTTAAGGCCACTTCTAAACCTAAAACGGTTTTACCGGAACCAGGGGGGGCTATGATATGTAAATGATCATCTTTTAGGTGTTCTTCTAGTTCATCCAGAACTCTTTTTTGATACTTTCGCCAATTGTATTTAAATCTTATCTCAGAAGGAAATGCTTTCAAGTTAATTTATCTTAAAGTCAAAATTAAGCTTTAAGGTGCATACAATCATTATGCTATTTAGTATCGGGCGTACTGTTATATGCTTGCTTTTCCTACTAGCTTCATTTATCAAATGCTGTATAAACCTTACCTCTTCTTCTGAGTATTTTTACAAAAGAAAGGTTGAGGTTATGAAATTGGCAACAGACACTCCATTTCATGGCTGATGATACTCTTAAATTTTATCCGAATGCCATTTGATCAATGAAATGCTTTGTCAAAAACTTTTTTAGGACCAACGAACGGAGCAAACCCTAACGCCAAAAAGGAAAGCTTACATCTCCCCCTAAACCTCAAGAAAAGCAGGCACATCATATCTTCCTGAATATGAAAGGTAGTGTAGCAAATGCTTCGCTTAGCCATACTTTTCCTTATGTACCTTCAGCATCCGCTGATACTCAGGATGCGCCTTGGCTTCCTCCCACTTCGCTTTGAAGATAGCGGCTGACTGGGCTTTTACTGGATCTTCTTCGCGGGGAAGGACTTCTTTGCGGGCTTCTTTCTCCGCTGCTTTGTCAGTCGCCTTCTGAGGATTGCTTTTGTACTTGCGACCACTTTTGTGATTGGCATAACGGCGGGAGCGGGTATAGCCCATCTGCAAAAACTTGCGTGCCATGTCGGCTCCTACAAAGTCCCCGGCTTCCAGGTAATCCAGAAATAGCTGGTAAATCTTCTCAGAAGAAGTGCGGGCAATGTCGGGTGTCTTAAAGCGCCAGTGAGGCAGTATTTCCGACTTATACGGCTCTACCAGCAATACGCCCTGCTCACCCTTGCCCACCAGGTATAGTTCAGGCTGCTTGCGGAAGTCTATCTTGTCAAAATCAAGCTCATAATTAAAAGCCATAGGCATAAAATCTTCCTGTGATAACCCCAGTTTTGCATACTTGTTATCCCCAGCCGCTGTGTTATTGATAGCGCATAAAGGAGAATGTCGTTTTTTTACAATCAGGGGCTTTTAACACCACTTACTTTTGGTGTATGTCTTATAAAAACCCTCAGTCATGAAAATTTCAGAAATCGCCCCCGATGTGTATCGTATCTCTGTATTTGTTCCGGAAATGAACTTACAGTTTAATCACTTTCTTATCAAAGACGATGAGCCTATGCTGTATCATGCGGGCATGAAGCAGATGTTTCCACTTTTGCTTGAAGCAGTAAGCCGACTGATTTCCCCTTCGGAACTAAGATGGATAGGCTTCAGCCATTTTGAGGTAGATGAGTGCGGCGCGCTCAACGAGTGGCTTAAGGTAGCTCCTAATGCCCTGCCTGTCTGCAGTGAGGTGGGAGCACTGGTCAATATGAGCGACTTCTCCAATAAGCCTGCCCATGCTATGGCGAGTAATGCTACCTTGTCTACCGGAAAGTATCGCTACCGTTTCATCAGGACACCGCACCTTCCTCACGGATGGGATGCAGGAGTACTGTTTGAAGAAACGAACAAAACACTTCTCTGCTCTGACCTCTTCCACCAGAACGGTGACGTAACTGAGCTTACCGAGCACGATATCTTATCCCTGCACAAACAATCTCTCCTGGAGTTTGAACAGGGGCCGTTAATGGGATACACACCTTATACCAAGCAGACCGCCGGAATCCTGCATTCCCTGGCAGCCTTAAATCCTTCTACCCTGGCTACGATGCATGGTTCTTCATTCAATGGTAACTGCCAGCAGGCTCTTTACGATCTGGATATTGTATTGAGAGAGCTTTGGGAAGATGTTTCTTATTCCCCGCAATAAATGGTTATATTGAATAATTAATAGCGAGTAAATTTCCCTCATTAGCTGACCCTCTGAGTATGAATTTTTCCCTTCAGGAATACCCACCCTCGGCACTTTTAAGTCCTTTTGTAGAATGCTACTGGAAAGGAGCCTTTAATCTAAATGCTGAGGGGGCGGTTTCCTTTCAGATGGTTCCTAATGCCTGCCTGGAGCTCATTATTCATCTTGATGACCTGCGTTGTAATTTCCCCGGCACAGAAGACTGGGTACAAACGCCCGATTATATGATCATCGGTTTGATTACCCAGCCTCATGAGATTCGCTTTCCCAGCACCGTTCCGGTATTTACGATTCGTTTTAAGCCCGAAGCCTTATATCATCTGTTTCGTTTCAATGGCTCAGAAATCATAGAGACCTACGAAGATATGACGCTATTGCTGGGTAATGATATACGAGATTTTTGCCACCAGATCAGAGAGGAAAGTCAGGTGGAAAGGATGATTCAGCGTGCTGAGAACTATCTTTTGAAAAAGCTGGAAAAACGAAAAGGGGAGCCCGGCTATGTAAATCAGGCGGCTGAACTTATACGTAACTCCCAGCATATCAATATCCGTGATATTTCTGATCATGTATGCGTCAGTCAGCGTCAGCTAGAACGCAAATTCCGCGAAGTGGTAGGAGTCAGTCCTAAACATTACCTGCGGCTTACCCGCATGAACCGGGTGATGCGCGTGCTGGAGCAAAACAGATCACTGAGCCTGAGCAGTGTGGCCTATTATTGTGGGTATTTTGACCAGGCCCATTTTATCAAGGATTTCAAACGCATTACTGGACTCAATCCTACGTTCTTTCACAAAGAAAGGCAAAAGTTCATAGTCTTGCCCGGACAGGTATATATAGATGAGCCACTTTACGGGACTTAAAAAAGCCCTGCCAGATTTTAGATATCTGGCAGGGCTGCTTCAATCAATAATATCCTTCTTTTAAATAAAGATTGTTTTGATTTTTTGCCGATTGTACGATTAAAAGAAATGTAAACAAAGTCATCCCGCAGTGCAACGAAGGGATCTTAGCCGCTATGAAAGTAATAGAATTGGAGAGTTGGTAAAGATTTCTCCGTCGCTCCACGATGGATGCACTCCGAAATGACAATTACTAACGTACTACAAGTTCTTTTTGCTTCCATAAAAGAAAATCAGAATAACCTCTAATGCGTAAAGCCGCACCAGTCTTCCATGCTACTGCCGATAGCATTCAGGGCATCCTGACCGATAGGAGAACCATCGGGAGCCGCCAGCGGATCGGTTACCTTCACATCTTCAGGATCATTCTCAAAGCGACGAACCTGTGCAAGGCCAAAGGTATAGTGTGCTTTCCATTTTTCGTCTACTTCTCCTGCCATATTACTTTCCATAATCTGCTTGATATCGTTTACCTTGAGCGTAGCCAGCGCCCGGGCCTGACCGGAAGCACTGGTGTTGGAGGCAAGCTTGATAAAGTGATCCAGCACCAACCTATCTACCAA
Proteins encoded:
- a CDS encoding DUF4385 domain-containing protein, with the translated sequence MAFNYELDFDKIDFRKQPELYLVGKGEQGVLLVEPYKSEILPHWRFKTPDIARTSSEKIYQLFLDYLEAGDFVGADMARKFLQMGYTRSRRYANHKSGRKYKSNPQKATDKAAEKEARKEVLPREEDPVKAQSAAIFKAKWEEAKAHPEYQRMLKVHKEKYG
- a CDS encoding helix-turn-helix transcriptional regulator; amino-acid sequence: MNFSLQEYPPSALLSPFVECYWKGAFNLNAEGAVSFQMVPNACLELIIHLDDLRCNFPGTEDWVQTPDYMIIGLITQPHEIRFPSTVPVFTIRFKPEALYHLFRFNGSEIIETYEDMTLLLGNDIRDFCHQIREESQVERMIQRAENYLLKKLEKRKGEPGYVNQAAELIRNSQHINIRDISDHVCVSQRQLERKFREVVGVSPKHYLRLTRMNRVMRVLEQNRSLSLSSVAYYCGYFDQAHFIKDFKRITGLNPTFFHKERQKFIVLPGQVYIDEPLYGT